One Glycine soja cultivar W05 chromosome 7, ASM419377v2, whole genome shotgun sequence genomic window, taatttattttagttgtttCACCTTTAGACCTTAGGCCTACTTTGAAGGGtccaaatcttttttttttttttaaattttgtgctTGTTTTTTTAGGTGTTATTCGATGGAACCGGCTcacgatattttttttttttgagttcttTGActtccaaacatgagaaatagtgCCCCTTGAATGTCTTAGGTGACTTgtgcataattttaaaaaacccctgaacatgggtacttgaacatgtttgaagggtccaaatcctattttttttttaaattttgtgcttgtttttttaggtgttatttggTGGAACCGGctcatgatattatttttttagttctttgaagtccaaacatgagaaatagtgCCCCTTGAATGTCTTAGGCGACTTAcgcataatttttaaaaaaacatcgaacatgggtacttgaacatgtttgaagggtccaaatcctattttttaaaattttgtgcttgttttttgaggtgttatttgGTGGAACCGGCTCatgatattatttgttttttatttctttgacgtccaaacatgagaaatagctCCCCTCGAATGTCTTAGGCGACTCGcgcataatttaaaaaaaaaacgccgaacatgggtacttgaataTGTTTGAAGGGtccaaatctttttttttttaattttgatctttttactttaaaacataaacttttagttatcttatttttaaaaatttataattttaatcttattcTTATGAAGGAAAGTCATGATTTTTGGAATCAGAATCGTCACGTCAGTTAATCGGAATCGAGATCAGAATCGGGATCAGAATCATAATCGGTGTGTCATATAGAATGCATAATAAGTAAactatattaaagaaaaaagtgtaacaaatacaaaaaatgatgtcaactacaaaacataaaaaacatcaTCAATGCTCTGTGTGACGTCTTTGTCGAGCCCTAACACTTCCATCTGCGCTGGCACCCCCCTGGCGATCCTGAGGCAATCTTGCATGATATCATGTAACTTTGTGCCTGCAGTGaccatcctaaggttgagcacacgctccaacctttCTACGATCGTCTCATAGCCTTCATAATCATCCTGTGACagtcataaaaaaacatttattacaaaatttaaaataaataacaattcaaaaaacattaaacgcgcaacttatcttaccactgcatgtcgaggggggtcaaatgccactggaacctCTGGGATGTCCGACTGGATGCAGTCCTCATGGTCTGTGGCAGGTGGATGTCTTGGATGATCACCTTCCTGGGTCGATATCATGAATGGGTGAGATATCTGgaaaaaccactccatgtaatccacagatacctgcccaggcactaCACAAATGTCACCCACAGCTGCTACGTGGTCTGAGAAatgcatccacctgtcatctataTCATCATATGACAACAAAGTGTTAATAGGCGGTGGAGGGATGCTTTGAATGTACCCAAACTGGCGTAGcaccctctccggtcgaactGTGACCACCATAGGACCCTATCTCAGCTGACCCTAGAACAATGAAATCAGCTCAAACCCCCTAACCCCTCGATGGTCACTGTAAGGCAACCAGCACACGTTTGTGACCATCAAAGCATCACAACATGCCTGGTACGGCGCTCCTGTAATTCCCTTCATACGCACCTTCATCATTAGCCACCGGGAGgcacgtggggacgtctcctCGTACGCATCATCAGTGATGCACTGATGCACACTCAgaaagtgctcatagatccagcactacaaaagaaaattaggttaacataacataaaaacatgtttacatCATAATCTAATGTAACATATTAcgaacacaaaatttacctgtaaTAAAGTAAGGTACCCCCCAATCTGTCGTGTCGTGGTCCTAGAAGCTtcatctaactggtcatacatatgaaccaggGCGGCAGCTCCCCAGGCATAGCCCCCACTCTGACCTAGGTCGTGAAAAGCCGCTAGATGCACCACATGAACATTTGCTGCACTCTTGTTagaaaaaagagtgcaaccgaccAGGTGCAAGAGATAAGCACGAACTGCTACAATCCATCGTCGTGCCTGGCATCTCATCTCATAGATCTCCCGAACCCAAGAGAGGCGTACATATGGCCCGCCTGCTCATATTGTCTCGGCTCTAGCCTCCTCACCGGACACCTCAAGCAATTCCATCAACAAAAATACCGCCTCGTCCATAGAAAGAGCCTCGAAGCTGTGGAAGGCGCCACTAATAGGCAAATGGAGGAGTGACGACACATCATCTAGTGTGATCATCAACTCTCCTACTagaaggtggaaggtgctggTCTCCCTGTGCCTcctctccacaaatgcgaatataagtccaggatcgccGGTTACAACTTAACACCCGATCAATGGACTTAATCTTGTGGCGGCAACCAACTTCAATCTtaggcactggcctcccaattAATGCCACCTTCCTCCCGTGCGACACCAACTTCAGCTCAGGacgctcctgaattgaagtacaAATCATTCCaaatatacaaattt contains:
- the LOC114420356 gene encoding protein MAIN-LIKE 2-like; translation: MRCQARRWIVAVRAYLLHLVGCTLFSNKSAANVHVVHLAAFHDLGQSGGYAWGAAALVHMYDQLDEASRTTTRQIGGYLTLLQCWIYEHFLSVHQCITDDAYEETSPRASRWLMMKVRMKGITGAPYQACCDALMVTNVCWLPYSDHRGVRGFELISLF